One window of Vicinamibacterales bacterium genomic DNA carries:
- the dut gene encoding dUTP diphosphatase — MRLKIKRLDSSIGLPEPATAGAAGFDLASAVDIEVPARSIRLVGTGLVIAVPDGYFLGIFARSSTPLKRGLMVANGVGVIDSDYCGPADEIKIQLLNVTDQPVMVARGDRLAQGIVLPCPRVEWDEVAEIAAPTRGGFGSTGS, encoded by the coding sequence ATGCGCCTCAAGATCAAACGTCTGGATTCGTCAATTGGCCTGCCCGAACCGGCCACGGCCGGCGCCGCCGGCTTCGACCTGGCCTCCGCTGTTGACATCGAGGTCCCCGCCCGGAGCATCCGGCTGGTGGGGACGGGACTGGTGATCGCGGTGCCGGACGGCTACTTTCTTGGGATCTTCGCGCGCAGCAGCACGCCGCTCAAGCGCGGCTTGATGGTGGCCAACGGCGTCGGGGTCATCGATTCCGACTATTGCGGGCCGGCGGACGAGATCAAGATTCAGCTGCTGAATGTCACGGATCAACCGGTGATGGTGGCGCGCGGCGACCGCCTGGCCCAGGGCATTGTGCTCCCCTGCCCGCGCGTCGAGTGGGACGAGGTGGCGGAGATCGCGGCGCCCACCCGCGGTGGATTCGGCTCCACTGGAAGCTGA
- the dinB gene encoding DNA polymerase IV, with amino-acid sequence MRKILHIDMDAFYASVEQRDNPTLRGKPVAVGGDPSTRGVVAAASYEARTFGVRSAIPMSRAVRLCPSLVIVRPDFQKYRGISQQIFALYREVTPLVEPLSLDEAYLDVTANSWNEPLGVNVARRLKAAIKEATNLTASAGVAPNKFLAKIASGWKKPDGLTVVAPERMEGFLQGLPVDALWGVGPVTAAKLREHGIEKLTDIRTRSLADLEAVVGSLAPWLIDLAQGKDDRRVEPNRPSKSASAERTYARDLSGLTEIRQEIDRMAREVAGWLQNKGITARTITIKVRYDDFTTVTRSHSTPQHTDDVASIVSRALALLSKTEAGARPVRLLGVGVHKLSTDDDSDNEATPDLRLPFS; translated from the coding sequence ATGCGAAAGATCCTGCACATCGACATGGACGCGTTCTACGCGTCGGTCGAGCAGCGCGACAACCCGACGTTGCGCGGCAAGCCGGTCGCCGTCGGCGGTGACCCCTCCACGCGCGGCGTGGTGGCCGCCGCCAGCTACGAAGCGCGGACGTTTGGCGTGCGGTCGGCCATCCCGATGTCGCGCGCCGTGCGCCTGTGCCCGTCGCTCGTGATCGTGCGGCCCGACTTCCAGAAATACCGCGGCATCTCGCAGCAGATCTTCGCGCTCTACCGTGAGGTGACACCCCTGGTCGAGCCGCTGTCGCTGGACGAGGCCTACCTCGATGTCACCGCGAACAGCTGGAACGAGCCGCTCGGGGTGAACGTGGCGCGCCGGCTCAAGGCCGCGATCAAGGAGGCGACCAACCTGACCGCCTCCGCCGGCGTCGCCCCCAACAAATTCCTCGCCAAGATCGCCTCGGGCTGGAAGAAGCCGGACGGCCTGACCGTGGTCGCGCCGGAACGCATGGAAGGGTTCCTGCAAGGGCTGCCGGTTGACGCGCTGTGGGGCGTCGGCCCGGTCACGGCCGCCAAACTCCGCGAGCACGGCATCGAGAAGCTGACCGACATCCGCACGCGGTCGCTGGCCGACCTCGAAGCCGTGGTCGGCAGCCTGGCGCCCTGGTTGATCGACCTCGCGCAGGGCAAGGACGACCGCCGCGTCGAACCGAACCGGCCGTCGAAGTCCGCCAGTGCCGAACGCACCTACGCCCGCGACCTGTCCGGCCTGACCGAGATTCGGCAGGAGATCGACCGCATGGCCCGCGAGGTCGCCGGCTGGCTGCAGAACAAGGGCATCACGGCGCGCACGATCACCATCAAGGTCCGCTACGACGACTTCACCACGGTGACGCGCAGCCACAGCACGCCGCAGCACACCGATGACGTGGCCTCGATCGTGTCGCGGGCGCTGGCGCTGCTGTCGAAAACCGAAGCCGGCGCGCGACCGGTCCGCCTCCTCGGCGTCGGCGTCCACAAGCTGAGCACGGATGACGACTCGGATAACGAGGCGACACCCGACCTGCGCCTGCCCTTCTCCTGA
- a CDS encoding peptidylprolyl isomerase yields MMARRVLALLMLLFVPGTALAQEKQAVIDTTVGTIVLDLLADRAPNHVALFMKTAEAGGYDGTTFFRMIKFGIIQGGDPVTRDPAARAKFGTGGLNLLQPEISDEKHTRGAVSATQIPGKADSAGTQFFISVSDQPGLDGKYTIFARVSEGILVAQKISEAAVDGTGLAVDRIVVNKVAIRDKPAAVPEPFSTESVAELARYRAVLETSMGDITLSFTPDQAPNHVRNFLRLAQAGVYDGMSFHRVVKGFVIQSGHLPTRTAPLGESQQNYVRQMKAEFNDQPHVKGTLSMARLAEPDSASASFFIVTAKAEALDGKYTAFGQVESGLDVVEKIEAVAVNGETPVERVELRKMTVVRK; encoded by the coding sequence ATGATGGCGCGACGCGTATTGGCCCTGTTGATGCTCCTGTTCGTCCCAGGTACGGCGCTGGCTCAAGAGAAGCAAGCCGTGATCGACACCACCGTCGGGACGATCGTGCTGGACCTGCTCGCCGACCGCGCGCCGAATCACGTGGCGCTGTTCATGAAGACGGCAGAGGCCGGCGGCTACGACGGCACGACGTTCTTCAGGATGATCAAGTTCGGCATCATCCAGGGCGGCGACCCCGTCACCAGGGATCCCGCGGCGCGCGCGAAGTTCGGCACCGGCGGGCTCAACCTGCTGCAGCCGGAGATCTCGGACGAGAAGCACACGCGCGGCGCGGTCTCGGCCACGCAAATCCCGGGCAAGGCCGACAGCGCCGGCACGCAGTTCTTTATCTCGGTGTCGGATCAGCCGGGCCTTGACGGCAAGTACACGATCTTCGCGCGCGTCAGCGAGGGCATCCTCGTCGCGCAGAAGATCTCGGAGGCCGCCGTTGACGGCACCGGCCTCGCCGTCGATCGCATCGTCGTCAACAAGGTTGCCATCCGCGACAAGCCGGCCGCGGTGCCGGAGCCGTTTTCAACTGAATCGGTGGCGGAACTGGCGCGCTACCGGGCGGTGCTCGAGACGTCGATGGGCGACATCACGCTGTCGTTCACGCCCGACCAGGCGCCGAACCACGTCCGCAACTTCCTGCGCCTGGCGCAGGCCGGTGTCTACGACGGCATGAGCTTTCACCGCGTGGTCAAGGGGTTCGTGATCCAGTCGGGCCACCTGCCGACGCGCACGGCGCCGCTCGGCGAGTCCCAGCAGAACTACGTGCGGCAGATGAAGGCGGAGTTCAACGATCAGCCGCACGTGAAGGGCACGCTGTCGATGGCGCGGCTGGCCGAGCCGGATTCGGCGAGCGCCTCCTTCTTCATCGTCACCGCGAAGGCCGAGGCCCTGGACGGGAAGTACACCGCGTTCGGCCAGGTGGAGAGCGGACTGGATGTGGTGGAGAAGATCGAGGCGGTGGCGGTCAACGGCGAGACGCCGGTGGAGCGGGTCGAGCTCAGGAAAATGACGGTCGTCCGAAAGTAG
- a CDS encoding AAA family ATPase — protein sequence MYEEYFGFVQPPFSLTPDPRFLYRSESHDVALQQVWQAIRRKEGFIVLTGDIGTGKTTLCRTLLEQFDQTTFTALILNPFLSVEELLREVLLSFGVVSKDALKTGRLATASKHELIRTLHDFLLSLVPLHGSAVLLIDEAQHLSTDVLEEIRILSNLETNDQKLLQIVIVGQLNLLDLLHKTELRQLDQRISIRCSLKALTREEVEAYVTHRLWVARGSTSVSFTPKAFDLVHAVSGGVPRMINLVCDRALMVACEAQTSRITEEHAAQAAAQIGIEIPKGKIRGERAASSRQPSRKVLLIAAVLLLAALGGAVTYLAGNPLELLDAADAPAVRRAPAPAMPAPVVAVAVPAGMPVIGPPPPVEGSFSVLIGTFTTARGVELVEAALRAQRLPIYMFDVMVAPADLQRRVLVGRYPSREEADAVRQKLGPAMNDARVIPGEIERLRVVP from the coding sequence ATGTACGAGGAGTACTTCGGGTTCGTCCAACCGCCGTTCAGCCTGACGCCGGATCCGCGGTTCTTGTACCGCAGCGAATCCCACGACGTCGCGCTGCAGCAGGTCTGGCAGGCGATTCGCCGCAAGGAGGGCTTCATCGTCCTCACCGGCGACATCGGCACGGGCAAGACGACCCTGTGCCGCACCCTCCTCGAGCAATTCGACCAGACCACGTTCACGGCGCTGATCCTCAACCCGTTCCTGTCGGTCGAGGAACTGCTGCGCGAGGTCCTGCTCAGTTTCGGCGTCGTCTCCAAGGACGCGCTGAAGACCGGCCGGCTGGCCACCGCCAGCAAGCACGAACTCATCCGCACGCTCCACGACTTCCTGCTGTCGCTGGTGCCGTTGCACGGCAGCGCGGTGCTGCTCATCGACGAGGCGCAGCACTTGTCCACGGACGTGCTCGAAGAGATCCGCATCCTCTCGAACCTCGAGACCAACGATCAGAAGCTGCTGCAGATTGTCATCGTCGGGCAGCTCAACCTGCTCGACCTGCTGCACAAGACCGAGCTGCGCCAGCTGGATCAGCGGATCTCGATCCGGTGCTCGCTGAAGGCGCTGACGCGCGAAGAAGTCGAGGCCTACGTGACCCACCGGCTGTGGGTGGCGCGCGGGTCCACGTCGGTGTCGTTCACGCCGAAGGCCTTCGATCTCGTGCACGCCGTGTCGGGCGGCGTGCCGCGCATGATCAACCTGGTCTGCGATCGGGCGCTGATGGTCGCATGCGAGGCGCAAACCAGCCGGATCACCGAGGAACACGCCGCGCAGGCGGCCGCCCAGATCGGCATCGAGATTCCCAAGGGCAAGATCCGCGGCGAACGCGCCGCCTCGTCCAGGCAGCCGTCGCGGAAGGTCCTGCTGATCGCCGCGGTCCTGTTGCTGGCCGCGCTGGGCGGCGCGGTGACCTACCTCGCCGGCAATCCACTGGAACTGCTCGACGCGGCGGACGCGCCGGCCGTGCGACGCGCGCCGGCGCCGGCCATGCCCGCGCCGGTCGTCGCGGTGGCCGTGCCCGCCGGCATGCCGGTGATTGGGCCGCCCCCGCCGGTCGAAGGCTCGTTCTCGGTACTGATCGGCACCTTCACCACGGCCCGCGGCGTCGAGTTGGTCGAAGCCGCGCTGCGGGCACAGCGCCTGCCCATTTACATGTTCGACGTGATGGTGGCGCCCGCCGATCTCCAACGGCGCGTGCTGGTGGGACGCTACCCGAGCCGCGAAGAAGCGGACGCGGTGCGGCAGAAGCTCGGGCCGGCGATGAACGACGCGCGGGTAATCCCGGGCGAGATCGAGCGGCTCCGCGTCGTTCCTTAA
- the rsgA gene encoding ribosome small subunit-dependent GTPase A, producing MPFDLNELGWDAEWARRFAPYAAEGLIPARVAIEFNYIYRLYAEAGELQAQHAGRMRHQAEGRQHLSAVGDWVAALPTPGEASATIEAVLPRRSRFSRKVAGETTEEQIVAANIDTVFLVMGLDGDYNPRRLERYLLMAYESGAKPVVLLNKSDVAEHLTEDLADIATIAVGVPVHAISARERHGIEVIERYLGRGRTGTLLGSSGVGKSTIVNALLGEELLKTRDVRVSDSRGRHTTRHRQLILLPGRGLLIDTPGMRELQLWTQSEGSRETFEDVVNLASGCHFTNCQHREEPRCAVKQAIADGELPAERLASYLKLQEEVHSLGVLKDARAQIDEKRKMKTISQSLKKLYKSRDR from the coding sequence GTGCCTTTTGACCTGAACGAGTTGGGCTGGGACGCCGAGTGGGCGCGGCGGTTCGCGCCGTACGCGGCGGAGGGCTTGATCCCGGCGCGCGTGGCCATCGAGTTCAACTACATCTACCGGTTGTACGCGGAGGCGGGCGAGCTCCAGGCCCAGCATGCCGGGCGCATGCGCCACCAGGCCGAAGGCCGCCAGCACCTGTCGGCGGTGGGCGACTGGGTCGCGGCGCTGCCGACGCCAGGTGAGGCGTCGGCCACCATCGAGGCCGTGCTGCCGCGGCGCAGCCGCTTTTCGCGCAAGGTGGCCGGCGAGACCACCGAAGAGCAGATCGTCGCCGCCAACATCGACACCGTCTTCCTGGTGATGGGCCTGGACGGGGACTACAACCCGAGGCGGCTGGAGCGCTACCTGCTGATGGCGTACGAGAGCGGCGCCAAACCCGTGGTGCTGCTCAACAAGTCGGACGTCGCCGAGCACCTCACCGAGGACCTCGCGGACATTGCCACTATCGCGGTCGGGGTCCCGGTGCACGCGATCAGCGCGCGCGAACGCCACGGCATCGAGGTGATCGAGCGCTACCTGGGGCGCGGCCGCACCGGCACCCTGCTCGGTTCATCCGGCGTGGGCAAGTCCACGATCGTCAACGCCCTGCTCGGCGAGGAGCTGCTGAAGACGCGTGACGTGCGCGTCAGCGACTCGCGCGGCCGGCACACCACCCGGCATCGCCAGCTGATCCTGCTGCCGGGCCGCGGCCTGCTGATCGACACGCCGGGCATGCGCGAGCTGCAGCTGTGGACGCAGTCGGAAGGGTCGCGCGAGACCTTCGAGGATGTCGTCAACCTTGCCTCGGGTTGCCACTTCACCAATTGCCAGCATCGCGAAGAGCCGCGCTGCGCCGTCAAGCAGGCGATCGCCGACGGCGAGCTGCCGGCCGAGCGGCTCGCGAGCTATTTGAAGCTGCAGGAGGAAGTGCACAGCCTCGGCGTGCTCAAGGATGCGCGGGCGCAGATCGACGAGAAGCGCAAGATGAAGACGATCAGCCAGTCGCTGAAGAAGCTGTACAAGTCGCGCGATCGTTAA
- a CDS encoding metal ABC transporter substrate-binding protein, with the protein MTHIITHVAAALLTLAAANPPAAAPPKVITTTEDLASLVREVGGDKVTVDSLAKGYQDPHFVEPKPSFILKLHDADLLVAIGRELEIGWLPPLLTQSRNAKIQPGNPGYLDASAGARILELPTGQITRAMGDVHPQGNPHYWLDPDNGRTIAKAIAAALGQIAPADRAYFEQRYADFDRRLAEAQKRWAAAMAPYKGTKVVTYHRSWPNFTDRFGLDVIGYVEPKPGIPPSPAHTVDLMSEMKRQQVKVILVEPYFDLKTPEAIARDVGGRVLVLSPSVGGVKTATDYIALFDYNINLLTSTFKQVLGR; encoded by the coding sequence ATGACGCACATCATCACTCACGTTGCCGCGGCGCTGCTGACCCTGGCCGCGGCGAATCCACCGGCCGCCGCGCCGCCCAAGGTCATCACCACCACCGAGGACCTGGCGTCGCTGGTCCGCGAAGTCGGCGGTGACAAGGTCACGGTTGACTCGCTCGCGAAGGGCTACCAGGATCCGCACTTCGTCGAGCCGAAGCCGAGCTTCATCCTCAAGCTGCACGACGCCGACCTGCTGGTGGCCATCGGCCGCGAGCTCGAGATTGGCTGGCTGCCGCCCCTGCTCACCCAGAGCCGCAATGCCAAGATTCAGCCCGGCAATCCCGGCTATCTCGACGCCTCGGCCGGCGCGCGCATCCTCGAACTGCCGACCGGCCAGATCACGCGGGCGATGGGCGACGTGCATCCGCAGGGCAATCCCCACTACTGGCTCGACCCCGACAACGGCCGCACCATCGCCAAGGCGATCGCGGCAGCGCTCGGCCAGATCGCGCCCGCCGACCGGGCCTACTTCGAACAGCGCTACGCCGACTTCGATCGCCGGCTGGCCGAGGCGCAGAAGCGCTGGGCCGCGGCGATGGCGCCGTACAAGGGCACCAAGGTGGTGACTTACCACCGGTCGTGGCCCAACTTCACCGATCGGTTCGGCCTCGACGTCATCGGTTACGTCGAGCCGAAACCCGGCATCCCGCCGTCGCCCGCGCACACGGTGGACTTGATGTCGGAGATGAAGCGCCAGCAGGTCAAGGTCATCCTGGTTGAGCCGTACTTCGACCTGAAGACGCCCGAGGCCATCGCCCGCGATGTCGGCGGCCGGGTTCTGGTGCTCTCGCCATCGGTCGGCGGCGTCAAGACCGCCACCGACTACATCGCGCTGTTCGACTACAACATCAACTTGCTGACCAGCACCTTCAAGCAAGTGCTCGGGCGCTAG
- a CDS encoding metal ABC transporter permease, with the protein MELRTILEFLAAPFAASLILTGIHTYLGVHVVERGVIFVDLSLAQIAALGATFAMLLPFSGGDPHSPGVYWFSLGFTFIGAAVFSLIHHGQKTRIPQEAVIGIAYAVASAASILAMSQSTAQGEHLKDMLVGNILAVSWTDVAQTAALYSVVGAFHFFNRRRFLMISMDPQRAKAEGVNMRLWDFLFYASFGFVVTSSVSIAGVLLVFCYLIVPSVAAMIYADRIGPRLAIGWSMGTVVSVLGMWFSVQFDLPTGATIVCTFGLVLILMAAIKPLWSRLAS; encoded by the coding sequence ATGGAACTGCGCACCATTCTCGAGTTTCTGGCGGCGCCGTTCGCCGCCAGCCTGATTCTCACCGGCATCCACACCTACCTCGGCGTGCACGTGGTCGAGCGCGGGGTGATCTTCGTCGACCTCTCGCTGGCGCAGATCGCGGCCCTGGGCGCCACCTTCGCCATGCTGCTGCCCTTCTCGGGTGGCGACCCGCACAGCCCGGGCGTCTACTGGTTCAGCCTCGGCTTCACGTTCATTGGCGCCGCGGTGTTCTCGTTGATTCACCACGGCCAGAAAACGCGCATTCCACAGGAGGCGGTGATCGGCATCGCCTACGCGGTGGCCTCGGCGGCGTCGATCCTGGCGATGAGCCAGAGCACCGCGCAGGGCGAGCACCTCAAGGACATGCTGGTCGGGAACATCCTGGCGGTGTCGTGGACCGACGTCGCCCAGACCGCGGCCCTCTACAGCGTGGTCGGCGCCTTTCACTTCTTCAACCGCCGCCGCTTCTTGATGATCTCGATGGATCCGCAACGCGCCAAGGCGGAGGGCGTCAACATGCGCCTATGGGACTTCCTCTTCTACGCCTCGTTCGGCTTCGTCGTCACCTCGTCCGTGTCGATCGCCGGCGTGCTGCTGGTGTTCTGTTACCTGATCGTGCCGTCGGTGGCGGCGATGATCTACGCCGACCGGATCGGGCCGCGGCTGGCAATCGGCTGGAGCATGGGCACCGTCGTCTCGGTGCTCGGGATGTGGTTCTCGGTGCAGTTCGACCTGCCGACCGGCGCGACCATCGTGTGCACGTTTGGCCTGGTGTTGATCCTGATGGCGGCGATCAAACCGCTGTGGTCCAGATTGGCGAGCTGA
- a CDS encoding GntR family transcriptional regulator, whose product MQFQLNFKSGKPVYLQLVDQVKAAAASGAVRAGELLPSIRPLAERLRVNRNTVAKAYAELESQRVIETVAGKGCFIRETSSPFRKDARLKLLAEEVDQAVVQAHHLQVSKDDFLRLAEDRFDAFAQKRTRAENP is encoded by the coding sequence ATGCAGTTTCAACTCAACTTTAAGTCCGGCAAGCCGGTCTACCTTCAGCTGGTGGACCAGGTGAAGGCGGCCGCCGCCTCGGGCGCGGTCCGGGCCGGCGAGTTGCTGCCGTCAATCCGTCCCCTGGCCGAGCGGCTGCGCGTCAACCGCAACACCGTCGCCAAGGCCTATGCGGAGCTCGAAAGCCAGCGCGTGATCGAAACCGTCGCCGGCAAGGGCTGCTTCATCCGCGAAACCAGCTCCCCGTTCCGCAAGGATGCCCGCCTCAAGCTGCTGGCCGAAGAGGTCGACCAGGCCGTGGTCCAGGCGCATCATCTCCAGGTCAGCAAGGACGACTTCCTTCGGCTGGCCGAAGACCGCTTCGACGCCTTCGCCCAGAAGCGCACCCGCGCCGAGAACCCATGA
- a CDS encoding ABC transporter ATP-binding protein, with protein MMPTTTDAPVIAIDQLVRRYGRTDAVNGLTLRVPAGRCYGFFGRNGAGKTTTIKCLLNLLRPTSGEARLFGLDPARHEVAVKSRLAYVPDQVAFYPWMTVRETLDYFASFRAHWNDDTERALLDQFRLDPRQNTSHLSKGQRTQLALITAICPEPELLVLDEPTSGLDPIVRREFIQTVIGAYQDGDPGRRTVFVSTHLISEFEGLIDEFTIIEQGREVLSLAADEARERYQKIYARFATDPAGLDLVGAQVLRRAGREIELVANGNSEALLHRLKARSPEALTAESLTLEEIFVATLQAGGATA; from the coding sequence ATGATGCCCACCACCACCGACGCGCCCGTGATTGCGATCGACCAACTGGTCCGGCGCTACGGCCGCACCGACGCCGTCAACGGCCTGACCCTGCGCGTGCCGGCCGGGCGCTGCTACGGCTTCTTCGGCCGCAACGGCGCCGGCAAGACCACCACCATCAAGTGCCTGCTGAACCTGCTGCGGCCGACCAGCGGCGAGGCCAGGCTGTTTGGACTGGACCCGGCGCGTCACGAGGTGGCGGTCAAGTCGCGGCTGGCGTATGTGCCCGACCAGGTGGCGTTCTATCCGTGGATGACCGTGCGCGAGACGCTCGACTACTTCGCGTCGTTTCGCGCGCACTGGAACGACGACACCGAGCGCGCCTTGCTCGACCAGTTCCGGCTCGACCCGCGGCAGAACACCAGCCACCTGTCGAAGGGCCAGCGCACGCAGTTGGCGTTGATCACGGCGATCTGTCCCGAACCGGAACTCCTGGTGTTGGACGAACCCACCTCGGGACTCGATCCCATCGTCCGCCGCGAGTTCATCCAGACGGTGATCGGCGCCTACCAGGACGGCGATCCGGGACGCCGCACCGTCTTCGTGTCCACGCATCTCATCTCCGAGTTCGAGGGCCTGATCGACGAGTTCACGATCATCGAACAGGGTCGCGAGGTGCTGTCGCTGGCGGCGGACGAAGCGCGCGAGCGGTATCAGAAGATTTATGCGCGTTTCGCCACTGATCCCGCCGGCCTCGACCTGGTCGGCGCCCAGGTGCTTCGGCGCGCCGGTCGAGAGATCGAGCTGGTGGCCAACGGCAACTCGGAGGCCCTGCTCCACCGCTTGAAGGCACGTTCGCCCGAGGCGCTCACCGCTGAGTCGCTGACCCTCGAAGAGATCTTTGTCGCCACGTTGCAGGCGGGCGGAGCCACCGCGTGA
- a CDS encoding ABC transporter permease subunit, translated as MSPLEVAFRKELRALWPPWAVAAISIGALALMSNGRDADLAWVALYLGALTLTGLSIGHEYSNGTLAMLLSQPVERRRLLLVKLGAALPMVALLVAVAVAVLPPTDSRGPSELPFLALLCGLVAAPWLTMVCRGPLAGILFASSITALAHIAAEVAMVLRYGSIFERGADQAEFRTAVLATGLAVGTLISAISGWRLFMRLEAVSGPASSIDLGRWWPARHSATALPPARSTRRHPLWLLALKELRLQQLTLVVTPMFAVGWVALAILYGASDVLTAVGFIYYGSLAVLIGSLASAEERQLGTHEWQTLLPIATWQQWSVKLAIGLSLALTVSVAVPTVLAAGAVSVRAWHIGVIALLTVGSLYISSLCRSGLHALAWSVPVLVVASQLLGSRLGPMLFTNQLLLAGALTAAGAAAAWFGFENHRTTKPAARRVAWQALFIAAGPLVAAIIAQWPR; from the coding sequence GTGAGCCCGCTCGAGGTCGCCTTCCGAAAAGAGCTTCGGGCCCTGTGGCCGCCATGGGCCGTCGCGGCCATCTCGATCGGCGCGCTCGCCCTGATGTCGAACGGTCGCGACGCCGATCTCGCGTGGGTCGCGCTCTATCTCGGGGCACTCACCCTCACCGGCCTGTCGATCGGCCACGAGTATTCCAACGGAACGCTCGCGATGTTGCTCTCGCAGCCGGTTGAGCGACGCCGCCTGCTGCTCGTCAAGCTTGGCGCGGCGCTGCCAATGGTCGCGCTCCTCGTGGCGGTCGCCGTCGCCGTATTGCCGCCAACGGATAGCCGCGGACCGAGCGAGCTACCGTTCCTCGCCCTGCTATGCGGCCTCGTCGCGGCGCCGTGGCTGACGATGGTGTGCCGCGGCCCGCTGGCCGGCATCCTCTTCGCCAGCTCGATCACCGCGCTCGCGCACATCGCTGCTGAAGTGGCGATGGTCCTTCGCTACGGCTCGATTTTCGAGCGCGGCGCGGATCAGGCTGAGTTTCGCACGGCCGTACTAGCCACCGGCCTTGCAGTTGGCACGCTCATCTCGGCCATTTCCGGGTGGCGATTGTTTATGCGGCTCGAGGCCGTGTCGGGACCGGCCTCGAGCATTGATCTCGGCCGCTGGTGGCCGGCTCGACACTCTGCGACTGCCCTCCCGCCTGCCCGGTCGACACGGCGGCATCCACTGTGGCTGCTGGCGCTCAAGGAACTGCGATTGCAGCAGCTGACGCTGGTCGTGACGCCGATGTTTGCGGTGGGATGGGTGGCCCTGGCCATCTTGTACGGCGCCAGCGACGTCCTGACCGCCGTCGGATTCATCTACTACGGCTCCCTCGCGGTCCTGATCGGATCGCTGGCCAGTGCCGAGGAACGCCAACTCGGCACGCACGAGTGGCAGACGCTGCTGCCGATCGCCACGTGGCAGCAATGGTCCGTGAAGCTGGCGATCGGGCTCAGCCTGGCCCTGACGGTCTCAGTGGCCGTGCCGACCGTGTTGGCGGCCGGGGCGGTCAGCGTCCGGGCCTGGCATATCGGCGTGATCGCGCTGCTGACAGTTGGCAGCTTGTACATCTCCTCGCTCTGCCGCAGCGGTCTCCACGCTCTTGCCTGGTCCGTCCCGGTGCTCGTGGTCGCGTCGCAGCTGCTGGGATCGCGGCTCGGCCCGATGCTGTTCACCAACCAGCTGCTGCTGGCGGGAGCGCTCACGGCCGCCGGAGCGGCGGCTGCCTGGTTCGGATTCGAGAATCATCGAACCACCAAACCGGCAGCCAGGCGCGTCGCATGGCAGGCGCTGTTCATTGCCGCCGGACCGCTGGTCGCCGCGATCATCGCCCAGTGGCCGCGTTAA
- a CDS encoding alpha/beta family hydrolase — protein MTPVPFQVPVDAEAALSAALYWPPPAASLDALFIFAHGAGAGHLHPFMTSYATALCTRGVTVVTFNFPYMEKRRKTPDRAPALEEAFRRVIVGAVNQVGANAAHPAKAGFHIFIGGKSMGGRIATHLGATLDRWPEAPRPAGIIAFGYPLAPPRSPRTGDRVTHLKALTVPTLIVQGTRDPFGGPDEIREAIADANPLPPIEIVTVEGGDHSFAVLKSSGRDQAAVHTTIQDEVAAWIRTCMARAA, from the coding sequence GTGACTCCCGTCCCATTTCAGGTGCCGGTCGATGCCGAGGCCGCCCTCTCCGCGGCCCTCTACTGGCCGCCACCGGCCGCGTCCCTCGACGCGCTCTTCATCTTTGCGCATGGCGCCGGGGCCGGACACCTTCATCCGTTCATGACCAGTTACGCCACCGCGCTCTGCACGCGCGGGGTCACGGTGGTCACCTTCAACTTCCCCTACATGGAGAAGCGGCGCAAGACGCCCGACCGCGCCCCCGCGCTCGAAGAGGCGTTCCGCCGCGTCATCGTTGGCGCGGTCAACCAGGTTGGCGCGAATGCCGCCCATCCGGCGAAAGCCGGATTCCACATCTTCATTGGCGGCAAGTCGATGGGCGGACGCATCGCGACGCACCTGGGCGCGACGCTCGATCGGTGGCCCGAGGCGCCGCGGCCCGCCGGCATCATCGCCTTCGGCTATCCGCTGGCCCCGCCGCGCAGCCCGCGAACCGGGGACCGCGTGACGCACCTCAAGGCGCTGACCGTGCCGACGCTGATTGTACAGGGGACGCGGGATCCGTTCGGGGGGCCGGACGAGATTCGCGAGGCGATCGCCGACGCCAATCCGCTGCCGCCGATTGAGATCGTCACGGTCGAAGGCGGCGACCACTCGTTCGCGGTGTTGAAGTCGAGCGGGCGCGACCAGGCCGCCGTCCACACCACCATCCAGGACGAAGTGGCGGCGTGGATCAGGACGTGTATGGCTCGTGCAGCTTGA